One Chryseobacterium indoltheticum DNA segment encodes these proteins:
- a CDS encoding type II toxin-antitoxin system RelE/ParE family toxin, whose amino-acid sequence MKIVWTDFAIRNLKSIFEYHVEKANRKIAHKIKQKILTSAKQLISNPESGQLEFYLESLNQNHRYILEGNYKIIYRIVESNIVINDIFDVRQNPIKMIDEKRKIDS is encoded by the coding sequence ATGAAAATTGTCTGGACTGATTTTGCGATTAGAAATCTAAAAAGTATTTTCGAATATCACGTTGAAAAAGCTAACCGAAAAATCGCTCACAAGATAAAGCAGAAGATTCTTACTTCTGCAAAACAGCTCATTAGCAATCCTGAATCTGGTCAACTTGAGTTTTATCTTGAAAGTTTGAACCAGAATCACAGATATATTTTAGAAGGAAACTATAAAATAATCTACCGAATTGTTGAAAGCAACATTGTAATTAACGATATATTTGATGTAAGACAAAATCCAATAAAAATGATTGATGAAAAAAGAAAAATTGATTCTTGA
- a CDS encoding S41 family peptidase, with product MKKLILLKTRLKFFITSAIFFFSILKLGAQNLTAQQFVEDLEFLKKELPKRHKNLFAKISEEEFNQKIEQIAQKSKTLNNEIFEIELYKLIKEIGDEHTRIEPIYKTKFPINFDFFKEGIYVTKTDSLHSNLLYKKLNGVENKTTNEVIKDFRKIIKSDNQSYFEIYFQNFINNPRVLKGLKIIDSSTNANFILNQQKYLISSVQKHNFHEPFSKLLRYRNNDKYWYEIINDGNIIYFNYQDCSEQDNKPFTVFNDELFRDIDKHQPEKTILDLRNNSGGNSAILKPFLDKLSENYMNKKGSLYVLIGKKTFSSALMNAVDLKRNFNSILVGEPTSGNVNHYGETRGFRLPNSKITVGYSTKYWENWKGYSGPLLPDIKIKYSIKNLKKNIDEAIEYVKDAR from the coding sequence ATGAAAAAATTAATTCTCCTTAAAACTCGACTAAAGTTTTTTATTACTTCCGCTATTTTTTTCTTTTCAATTCTAAAATTAGGTGCTCAAAATCTGACTGCGCAACAATTCGTTGAAGATTTAGAATTTCTAAAAAAAGAATTACCCAAAAGACATAAGAATTTGTTTGCGAAAATTTCTGAAGAAGAATTTAATCAAAAAATTGAACAAATAGCGCAGAAAAGCAAAACATTGAATAATGAAATTTTTGAAATTGAACTTTACAAATTAATCAAAGAAATTGGTGATGAACACACAAGAATTGAGCCTATCTACAAAACAAAGTTCCCCATAAATTTTGATTTTTTTAAAGAAGGGATCTATGTGACAAAAACAGATTCCCTGCATTCTAATTTACTTTATAAAAAACTTAACGGAGTAGAAAACAAAACGACCAATGAAGTCATCAAAGACTTTAGAAAAATCATAAAAAGTGATAATCAATCTTATTTTGAAATTTATTTTCAAAACTTTATCAATAATCCAAGAGTTTTAAAAGGTCTGAAAATTATAGACTCATCGACAAATGCAAATTTCATTTTGAATCAACAAAAATATTTAATTTCTTCGGTACAAAAACATAATTTCCACGAACCGTTTTCAAAACTTTTAAGATATAGAAACAACGATAAGTATTGGTATGAAATCATTAATGACGGAAACATAATATATTTTAATTATCAGGATTGCTCAGAACAAGATAATAAACCGTTTACTGTTTTCAACGATGAATTATTCAGGGATATTGACAAACATCAACCTGAAAAAACAATTCTTGATTTAAGAAATAACAGCGGCGGAAATTCGGCAATTTTAAAGCCATTTCTTGATAAATTAAGTGAAAATTACATGAATAAGAAAGGTTCTCTTTATGTTTTGATTGGAAAGAAAACTTTTTCCTCTGCGCTAATGAATGCGGTTGACCTAAAAAGAAATTTCAACTCGATTCTTGTAGGAGAACCAACGAGCGGAAATGTAAATCATTATGGGGAAACAAGGGGATTCCGTCTTCCAAATTCGAAAATTACAGTAGGATATTCAACCAAATATTGGGAAAATTGGAAAGGTTATTCGGGGCCTTTACTTCCGGATATTAAAATAAAGTATTCAATAAAAAATTTAAAAAAAAATATTGATGAAGCAATTGAATATGTAAAAGATGCGAGATGA